GCGCCTTCGCGAGCGGGACGATGCCGACCTGCTCGCCGCTGGGACCGACGAGTCGCACCTCGGGGACGCGAATCCGGTCGTTGATGCGGGGCTCGGTGCTGATGGGGCCTCCTCGGTTGCACCTTTTCCGATGCGGCCGTCGGGCGGCGGTCGCACGTAGTGGTTTCGACCACTGGGCGGGGCTTCATTCATGCTCCGCTGCCCGTCGAGGGCACCGAGCGCACGAAAAAAGCCCCGCACGGTACAGGCGGGGCTCCACACGTTCCGGGACGCCCTGACGGGCACCACTGCCGACGAACAAGTCCCTCGCGGGCGCTCGTGGCGGACCGGACCCGTCGGCCCTTCGGCCGATCAGGTGGGAGACTTTCGCGGTTGCCCTCTCGGGCCTCCTGGAGTGGAGCCTCCACTTGCTGGCCGGGCAGCCTTGGGCAGCCGCCTGGCCGGTCAGTCTCGAATCATACCAGCGTTCCGGCACCGACCGGTATTCCGACCCTCCGCCGCCCGCCTTGTACGCTCCCTCCGTACTGCGCTTTCGCACCAGCACCCCTCGGAGTGACACCTTGACCAGCCAGCCCGACCACGCGCACGAGTCCGAGTCCGAGCAGGCCCTCGGCTTCGACGACCTGACCCGCGACATCGCCGAGGTCCCCGCCGTCGAGGTGATCACCACCGTCGCCGTCCACCTGATGAGCGCCGCCGCCGTCAAGTGCGGCCTGGCCGAGGGCGGCGAGGCCGACAAGGACCTCGACGAGGCCCGCAAGCTCATCACCGCCCTGGCCGGCCTGGTCACCGCCGGAGCCCCCGAGATCTCCAACTTCCACGCCGCCCCCCTCCGCGACGGCCTGCGCTCCCTCCAGCTCGCCTTCCGCGAGGCCTCCCTCGTCCCCGACGCCCCCGGCTCCGGCCCCGGCGAGAAGTTCACCGGCCCCGTGTACTCCTGACCCCCCGCACGACGGGAGCGGCCCGCCGGAAGGAGGACTCCTTCCGGCGGGCCGCTCCCGTCGTGCGCTACGCGTCGTACTCCTCCAGCGGCGGGCACGAGCACACCAGGTTCCGGTCGCCGTACGCGCCGTCGATCCGCCGCACCGCCGGCCAGTACTTGTCCGCCGGGTTGACGCCCGCCGGGAAGACCGCCTCCTCGCGGGTGTACGGGTGCGCCCACTCGCCGGCCAGCATCGACGCGGTGTGCGGGGCGTTGCGCAGCGGGTTGTCGTCCGCCGCCCACTCGCCCGCGCCGACCTTCTCGATCTCGCCGCGGATGGCGATCATCGCCTCGCAGAACCGGTCGATCTCGTGCAGGTCCTCGGACTCGGTCGGCTCGATCATCAGCGTCCCGGCGACCGGGAACGACATGGTCGGCGCGTGGAAGCCGTAGTCGATGAGCCGCTTGGCGATGTCGTCGACGCTGACGCCGGTCTCCTTGCTGAGCGGCCGCAGGTCGATGATGCACTCGTGCGCGACCAGCCCGCCGGGGCCGGTGTAGAGCACGGGGTAGTGCGGGGCGAGCCGCTTGGCGATGTAGTTGGCGTTGAGCACGGCCACCTGGGTGGCGCGCTTGAGGCCCTCGCCGCCCATCAGGCGGACGTACGACCAGGAGATCGGCAGGATCGCCGCCGAGCCCCAGGGCGCGGCCGAGATCGGCCCGACCCCGGTCGCGGGGCCCGCCTCGGCCTGCAGCGGGTGGTTGGGCAGGTACGGCGCGAGGTGCGCGCGCACCGCGACCGGGCCGACGCCGGGGCCGCCGCCGCCGTGCGGGATGCAGAAGGTCTTGTGCAGGTTCAGGTGCGAGACGTCCGCGCCGAACTTGCCGGGCTTGGCCAGGCCGACCAGCGCGTTCAGGTTGGCGCCGTCGACGTACACCTGGCCGCCGGCCTCGTGGACGAGCGCGCAGATCCGGGTGATCTCGGTCTCGAACACGCCGTGGGTGGAGGGGTAGGTGACCATCAGCACGGAGAGCTGCTCGCGGTGCTGCTCGATCTTGGCCTTGAGGTCCTCGACGTCCACGTCGCCGTCGGTGAGCGTCTTGACCACGACGACCCGCATGCCGGCCATCGCCGCCGAGGCCGCGTTGGTGCCGTGCGCGGAGGAGGGGATCAGGCAGACGTCGCGCTGGGTGTCGCCGTTCGCCCGGTGGTACGCCCGCACCGCGAGCAGGCCCGCCAGCTCGCCCTGCGAGCCCGCGTTCGGCTGGATCGACACCGCGTCGTAGCCGGTGACCTCGACCAGCTGCTGCTCCAGCCCGCGGATCAGGGTCAGGTAGCCCGCTGCCTGGTCGACCGGAGCGAACGGGTGCAGCTGCCCGAACTCGGGCCAGGTGACCGGCTCCATCTCGGTGGTCGCGTTGAGCTTCATGGTGCACGAGCCCAGCGGGATCATGCCGCGGTCGAGCGCGTAGTCGCGGTCGGAGAGCCGGCGCAGGTAGCGCAGCATGG
The window above is part of the Kitasatospora sp. NA04385 genome. Proteins encoded here:
- a CDS encoding DUF1844 domain-containing protein; this translates as MTSQPDHAHESESEQALGFDDLTRDIAEVPAVEVITTVAVHLMSAAAVKCGLAEGGEADKDLDEARKLITALAGLVTAGAPEISNFHAAPLRDGLRSLQLAFREASLVPDAPGSGPGEKFTGPVYS